TCACGACAGGGATCGCGTCGCGGCGCAGGACGGGCGGGCGCAAGACGAAGCCGGGCACGCCGAGCTCGATCGGCGCCGCGCACCACGACGCCACGACGGGGTCGGGGGCGACGACGAGCAGATCCGCTGGGCAGCGGTGCTGGTCACGCGAGACCGTCAGGTAGGCGGGCCACGTGTAACGTTTGTCCTCGTCCTTCTGGAGCTGGACCTCGACGATGATCACGCGAACCGGCTTCGCATGGTCGAGGAGGAGAACGACGATGTCCGCTCGGTACTCGGCGGGTTGTGTCTCCGTCAGATCAACCGAGACCACACGGGCCTCGCTGTACGACGGGAGCGCGACGCGGAGCACTTCGGCGAGCATCTCCGCCGCGAGCGAAGGGCGATTCTTGAAGAGATCCACGAGGCACTCGTGGCGCATGGAGACCATGGCGGCGATGTTCGCACACGAGTTATATTCTGCCAAACGTGGAGCGAGCGCGGGGGACGGGGACAGGGCCGCAGCCGCGGCGGAAGCCAACATCGAAGACGAGGTAGCCTCAGCCAGCCGAAATGCGCTTGCGGATGCGCAGGAGGTCCCGGAGGTTGTGCCGGAGCAGCGGGTGCTCCCAGGTCTCGCCTTTTTCCTCCACGCACTCCCGGGCCAGGGCCTTGCCGATCTTCTCGTAGCTCATCCCGAGCGCTCTTTTCAGCTCCTCCGGATGGACATAGGAGCCGAGGACGAAGACCCGGTCGCGAAGGGAATCCAGCACCTCCGACGTGACCGCTGCCCGCCGATCCGCCTGGTTGTCGAAGTCCACGAGCAAGACCATCAAGCGCTCGGGGTACTTCTGCATTTCGCGGTTGTGCTCCCGCTCGAAGCTGTCCCGCGCGTGGCCCCATCCTCTCGCGGGCGGAAGGACCTGGATGTTCTTGTTCGGGAACGAAAGCTCGAAGCCGGTGGCGAGCTGCCGATTGGCGTCGTCCTCGGGGAGGATCAGCCAGTGCGGCTTGTGCTTGTTGACGCTCATGCCTCGACGTCACCCCGCAGGAGCGCCTCGATGAGATCCCCCTCCACGCCGATCTCTTCGAGCGACCTGATGCGCGTCGGCTCCAGGTGATTTCGCCGCGACAAGAGGAGCGTGTTTTCATCCGAGAAGCGGCGGATGGTCTCCGGGTTGTGGGAGGTCATCAGCACCTGCCCGCCGGACTCGAAGGAGCGCCGAAGCGCCATGACGAAGTGCCCCACCTCGTCGATCGCGAGGTGGCTGTCCGGCTCGTCCCAGAAGCAAAAGATCGGGCCGTAGGCCTCGTTCGCCGCCAGGACGAGCGCGCACAGGAAGAAGCACTTCTCGCCGTCCGACAGCGCCCCGAACGGCAGAGACAGGCTCCGCTGCCCGTCGCGGAACTGGACCTTCAAGCTCCGCGTCTCCGCCCCGAGGAGGGGGTTCTGGATGTCCCAGAAATCGGCCCACAGAGCCTTGAGATAACCATCGATGGTCGTGTAGACGCGGGGGGAATGGCTGATGAGCCCGGCGAACCACGCCCCGAGGTTCCGGGCGTCGCGCTCCGGCCAGAGCGCCTCCCCCGAGGACTCTTCCGTGATCAGGCTCGGGATCGGCGCCACGATCACCGAATGCGCGAGCCATCGCTTGAAGAGGAAGAGCGGATCGCTCTCGGACTGCTCCTGGATGATGGGCAATGCGATCAGGTGCCAGTCGACCAGGAACGCCGCCGCGCGTGAGGCCTTGTGCAGGGTGACCTGGGCGTGCTCCCGGGTGAAGATGGGCTGCCCGGCCACGAGCAGCTCTTCGGACTGCACCCGGAGCTCCTTGAACCCGGGCGGTAACTCCAGGGTCAGTCGATACTGGTGAATGCGGCCGGAGAGCTCGACATCCACCTCGAAGCGCATGAGCTCGTCCGTCCTCCCATGCGCAAAATCCCCCGGCTTGACGAGCTGCCCGACGCGGTTGGTCCCCCGAGCCAGGTCGGCCAGCAGCGCGAGGGCGTGGCTGATCGTCGATTTGCCCGTTCCATTCTTCCCGATGAGGAGGACCGAGGGCTTGTCGCCGATGGGCACCTCGAGGTTCTGCAAACATCGAAAGTTGTGGATGTAAAGGCGCTTGAACATGAGAAACCCTGCGCGGCTGGCGCGGGTTCTATCATGGCGCCGCGCAGCGCAGGTCCAAGAAAGGCGCCGGAGACACGAGCGCAACCCGCCCCCGCCCGCCCGGCGCCCCCTCGTACCCCGTCGCAACCCGCCGCCGCCCGCCCGGCGCCCCCTCGCACCCGAGCGCAACCCGCCGCCGGCCTCCCGGCGCCCCCTCGCTCCCTGCACACCTGCGCCGCCGCCCTCCCGGCGCCACCTCGCGCCCGAGCGCGACCCGCCGCCTGACGACCGGCGCCACCTTGCGCCCGGCACACCTGCGCCGCCGCCCCCCCGGCGCCACCTTGCGCCCTGCGCGTTTGCGCCGTCAGCCCTCCGACCCGCCTCCGCTCCCTTCGCCGTCGTCGTCATCGCGCCGGCTCCGCCGCTTGCGCGACACGTCCAGGAAAAAGGACGCCACGTACCCCCGCTGCCGCGGGAATCGACCGTCGAGCGCCGCCTTCGCCTGCACCAGCTTGTCGGCCGCCTCCACCACGAGCTTCACGGCTTCGCTCTCGAGCTTCGACAGCGCCGCGTCCCCCTGGTCCCGCGCCTTCAGGAGCCCCTCTTGCAGCTCCACCCGGGCGAGCAGGTCGTTCTGCACCTTCGCCTTGTCGTCGTAATCGGGCAGGTCGCCGATCTTCGTGATGGCCTCGCGCACGAGGGCGGGCTCGTTGCGGTGCGGCGCGTCCGTCAGGTCGTCGACGCGATTGCCGAACGCGTGCTCCGCGCCGAGGCCACTCTTGCCCTTCAGCCCGAGCTTCGTCCGCGTATTGCCAGCGCGTACGCCGCGGTCGAGGACCTGATCACCGAGCACCACGGCCGATTGGTTCTGGTCCCCAGGGCCAAGCTCGTGATCCTCGATCTCACGCAGCTTCGCCAGGAGCGCGTGCCGCAACGGCAAGAGCTTCGCCGCCTCCGCCGCGAAGAACTCGCGGTCCTCGGCGGAACGATCGATATCCACGATCGACGCGACCGTGAGCGTATTGCAGGTGCGGGCGACGGCCCGGCACATCACGGGGAGCGGTACAGTCGGTCCTGCGAGCATGGTGCCTCCGGTTCGTACGAGCGCGTACGGTAGAGAACCCCGACGACGCAAAGCAAGCGAAATCGAGCATGCGCTCGCGCGGGAGCCCAGGGCCGGGGTCCGGATCTTGCCGCGGGCAGGCAGGAGGCGCTCATGGTCGCGCACGTCGTCTGGTTCGAGGACTTGTCCCGCGCGGACATCCCGTCCGCCGGTGGAAAAGGGGCCAACCTCGGCGAGCTCGTCCACGCGGGCCTGACCGTGCCCCCCGGCTTCGTCGTCACCGCAGACGCTTTTCGCGCGGCCATGGAAGCCGCCGGCGTGAGGGAGCAGCTCGCCGAGCTCTTCGCCAAAGCCTCGCCGGACGACCCGGCCGGGCTCCGCGCCGCGAGCGCCGAGATGCAACGTATCGTGCGCGCGGCGGCGGTCCCCGGTGATATCGAGGCGGAGATCGTCGCGGCGCACGAGGAGCTCGGCGCCACGGCGGTCGCGGTGCGGTCGTCCGCCACCGCGGAGGATACGGCCACGACCTCGTTCGCCGGCATGCACGAGACGTACACGCACGTCGTCGGGCGAGAGGCGCTGCTCGATCGCCTGCGCGACTGCTGGGCCTCCGCGTATGGCGAGCGTGTGGTCTCTTATCGGAAGGCGCAGGGGATCGTGGAGGAGCCCGCCATCGCGGTCGTCGTGCAAAAAATGGTGGACTCCGCCCGCTCGGGCGTGATCTTCAGC
This DNA window, taken from Polyangium spumosum, encodes the following:
- a CDS encoding AAA family ATPase — protein: MFKRLYIHNFRCLQNLEVPIGDKPSVLLIGKNGTGKSTISHALALLADLARGTNRVGQLVKPGDFAHGRTDELMRFEVDVELSGRIHQYRLTLELPPGFKELRVQSEELLVAGQPIFTREHAQVTLHKASRAAAFLVDWHLIALPIIQEQSESDPLFLFKRWLAHSVIVAPIPSLITEESSGEALWPERDARNLGAWFAGLISHSPRVYTTIDGYLKALWADFWDIQNPLLGAETRSLKVQFRDGQRSLSLPFGALSDGEKCFFLCALVLAANEAYGPIFCFWDEPDSHLAIDEVGHFVMALRRSFESGGQVLMTSHNPETIRRFSDENTLLLSRRNHLEPTRIRSLEEIGVEGDLIEALLRGDVEA